The Saccharothrix variisporea genome has a segment encoding these proteins:
- a CDS encoding carbohydrate ABC transporter permease, giving the protein MTAVLDHRRTNWKSALDWVAVHSLGLALGLMFALPIVFVFLTAVMSDNQAFTKDLWPHEWHWGNFLEVFDKAPLLKYLGNSMLYSLLATAGMLLSSIPAAYALAKLQWRGRNAVFLLVVGAMMLPPQVVAVPLYDTWSSLGLTGTLWPLIVPYFLFDAFSIFLLRQFILTIPQSYVDAARVDGCTEFQALVRIVVPMARPGIAATALFCFLYTWNDYFGPLLYTGERPDEWTLSLALSSFKGMHHVQWNLAMAVTLLIMVPAVVLFVFAQRSFVKGITFTGVKG; this is encoded by the coding sequence ATGACCGCCGTTCTCGATCACCGGCGCACCAACTGGAAGAGCGCGTTGGACTGGGTCGCCGTGCACAGCCTCGGCCTCGCCTTGGGCCTGATGTTCGCGCTGCCCATCGTGTTCGTGTTCCTGACCGCGGTGATGTCGGACAACCAGGCGTTCACCAAGGACCTGTGGCCGCACGAGTGGCACTGGGGCAACTTCCTGGAGGTCTTCGACAAGGCGCCGCTGCTGAAGTACCTGGGCAACAGCATGCTGTACTCGCTGTTGGCCACCGCCGGGATGCTGCTGTCGTCCATCCCGGCGGCGTACGCGCTGGCCAAGCTCCAGTGGCGGGGCCGCAACGCGGTGTTCCTGCTCGTGGTGGGCGCGATGATGCTGCCGCCGCAGGTCGTGGCCGTGCCGCTGTACGACACGTGGTCCAGCCTGGGCCTGACCGGCACGCTGTGGCCGTTGATCGTGCCGTACTTCCTGTTCGACGCCTTCAGCATCTTCCTGCTGCGCCAGTTCATCCTGACCATCCCGCAGTCCTATGTGGACGCCGCGCGGGTGGACGGGTGCACGGAGTTCCAGGCGCTCGTGCGGATCGTCGTGCCGATGGCCCGGCCGGGCATCGCCGCCACCGCCCTGTTCTGCTTCCTCTACACGTGGAACGACTACTTCGGTCCCCTCCTCTACACCGGCGAGCGACCGGACGAGTGGACGCTGTCGCTGGCGCTGTCGTCGTTCAAGGGCATGCACCACGTGCAGTGGAACCTGGCGATGGCCGTGACCCTGCTGATCATGGTCCCCGCGGTGGTGCTGTTCGTCTTCGCCCAGCGCTCGTTCGTCAAGGGCATCACTTTCACTGGAGTCAAGGGATGA
- a CDS encoding 6-phospho-beta-glucosidase, producing the protein MKLTVVGGGSTYTPELVDGIAGRRTSLAVDEIVLVDPDAQRLATVGAFSQRLLAHAGHPARVRTTTDLEDGVEGASAVLLQLRVGGQAARAQDETFPLVCDCVGQETTGAGGLAKALRTVPVVLDIAERVRALAGEDTWIVNFTNPVGIVTRALAQAGHRAVGLCNVAITFQRWTSALLGVAPEAVTLGHVGLNHLTWERGVFVDGVDRLPELLEQHGEALSAHIGLPASLMRRLGVVPSYYLKYFYEHDDVVKKQKTDPPRAEVVATVEKELLDLYNDVTVVTKPEQLSQRGGAYYSEAAVQLVHALTGGAGAERHVVNVRNGGTLPFLPDDAVIEVPATVTSTGATPLPVDPVDPALSGLISHVTAYEYLALEAALHGGRDRVADALLAHPLVGQHAIADRLADELVARNRDFLPWAKGVVA; encoded by the coding sequence ATGAAGCTCACCGTTGTCGGCGGCGGGTCGACGTACACGCCCGAGCTGGTCGACGGCATCGCGGGCCGGCGGACCAGTCTCGCGGTGGACGAGATCGTGCTGGTGGACCCGGACGCGCAGCGGCTCGCGACGGTCGGGGCGTTCTCGCAACGCCTCCTCGCCCACGCCGGCCACCCGGCACGCGTGCGCACGACCACCGATCTCGAGGACGGTGTGGAGGGCGCTTCGGCGGTGCTGCTCCAACTCCGGGTCGGTGGGCAGGCGGCACGGGCGCAGGACGAGACGTTCCCGCTGGTGTGCGACTGCGTGGGGCAGGAGACGACCGGCGCGGGCGGGTTGGCGAAGGCGTTGCGGACCGTGCCGGTGGTGCTGGACATCGCCGAGCGGGTGCGGGCGCTGGCCGGTGAGGACACCTGGATCGTCAACTTCACCAACCCGGTCGGGATCGTGACCCGCGCGTTGGCGCAGGCCGGGCACCGGGCGGTGGGGCTGTGCAACGTGGCCATCACGTTCCAGCGGTGGACGTCGGCGCTGCTCGGCGTGGCACCCGAGGCGGTGACGCTCGGGCACGTCGGCCTCAACCACCTCACGTGGGAGCGCGGGGTGTTCGTGGACGGGGTGGACCGCCTGCCGGAACTGCTGGAGCAGCACGGGGAAGCGCTTTCCGCGCACATCGGGCTGCCCGCGTCCCTCATGCGCCGCCTAGGAGTCGTCCCCTCCTACTACCTGAAGTACTTCTACGAGCACGACGACGTCGTCAAGAAGCAGAAGACCGACCCGCCGCGCGCGGAAGTCGTTGCCACCGTGGAAAAAGAACTGCTCGACCTCTACAACGACGTCACCGTGGTCACCAAACCCGAGCAGCTGTCCCAACGCGGCGGCGCGTACTACTCGGAGGCGGCCGTGCAACTGGTGCACGCGTTGACCGGCGGCGCGGGGGCGGAGCGGCACGTGGTGAACGTGCGCAACGGCGGGACCTTGCCGTTCCTGCCCGACGACGCCGTCATCGAGGTCCCCGCCACCGTAACCTCCACCGGCGCCACCCCGCTGCCGGTCGACCCCGTCGACCCCGCCCTCTCTGGTTTGATCTCACACGTCACCGCGTACGAGTACCTGGCACTGGAAGCCGCGCTGCACGGCGGGCGGGACCGGGTTGCCGACGCGCTGCTCGCCCACCCGCTGGTCGGGCAGCACGCGATCGCGGACCGGCTGGCCGACGAGCTGGTGGCGCGCAACCGCGACTTCCTGCCGTGGGCCAAGGGCGTGGTCGCTTGA
- a CDS encoding N-acetylglucosamine kinase: MGQGRGRLTTDRVLAIDGGNSKTAVALVDVDGRVLAQVRGPGASPQNVGLPRSLEIFGDLVTKAAVAAGLSPGQPIATHTAAYLAGADLPKEEEDLRVAIEGLGWSETTVVGNDTFALLRAGTSDGIGVAVVCGAGINCVAVAPDGRTHRFPALGRISGDWGGGGHIGSEALWLAVRAEDGRGEPTALLPAVIAHYGVRTLAEVVERLHFAELEFDPHALCPLLFEVAAAGDAVARSVVDRLVEEVVLLASVSLRRLSLLDEPVDVVLGGGVLTGTNGVVVNAVRDRLSQVAPLAGVRVVDVPPVVGAALLGLDALGAPPGAELRLRTAYESQVPVG, encoded by the coding sequence GTGGGCCAAGGGCGTGGTCGCTTGACGACCGACCGGGTGCTGGCCATCGACGGCGGCAACAGCAAGACCGCCGTGGCGCTGGTCGACGTGGACGGACGGGTCCTCGCGCAGGTCAGGGGCCCCGGGGCGTCACCGCAGAACGTCGGCCTGCCCCGCAGCCTGGAGATCTTCGGCGACCTGGTCACCAAGGCCGCCGTCGCCGCAGGTCTGTCTCCCGGGCAGCCCATCGCCACGCACACCGCCGCCTACCTCGCCGGTGCGGACCTGCCCAAGGAGGAAGAGGACCTGCGGGTCGCCATCGAGGGGCTCGGGTGGTCGGAGACGACCGTCGTCGGCAACGACACCTTCGCGCTGCTGCGGGCGGGCACGTCGGACGGGATCGGCGTGGCCGTGGTGTGCGGGGCGGGCATCAACTGCGTGGCGGTGGCGCCGGACGGCCGGACGCACCGGTTCCCCGCGCTGGGCCGGATCTCCGGCGACTGGGGCGGCGGCGGGCACATCGGCAGCGAAGCCCTGTGGCTGGCCGTGCGGGCGGAGGACGGGCGCGGCGAGCCGACCGCGCTGCTGCCCGCCGTGATCGCCCACTACGGGGTGCGGACGCTGGCCGAGGTCGTCGAGCGGCTGCACTTCGCGGAACTGGAGTTCGACCCGCACGCGTTGTGCCCCTTGCTGTTCGAGGTCGCGGCGGCGGGCGACGCGGTGGCCCGGTCGGTCGTGGACCGGCTCGTGGAGGAGGTCGTGCTGCTGGCCTCGGTGTCGCTTCGCCGGCTGTCGCTGCTGGACGAACCGGTGGACGTCGTGCTCGGCGGCGGCGTGCTGACCGGCACGAACGGCGTGGTCGTCAACGCCGTGCGCGACCGCCTCTCCCAGGTCGCACCGCTGGCCGGTGTCCGGGTCGTGGACGTGCCCCCGGTCGTCGGCGCGGCCCTCCTCGGCTTGGACGCGCTGGGCGCCCCACCGGGCGCGGAACTGCGGCTGCGCACGGCCTACGAGTCACAGGTGCCCGTGGGCTGA
- a CDS encoding SGNH/GDSL hydrolase family protein, producing MDGLDSFVALGDSFTEGMDDRGPNGTYLGWADRLAGLLSSHRPGLRYANFAVRGKMLQEIVDEQLPLAVALKPKLATFCGGGNDILVPGSDPDALAEVYEIAVADLRAAGSEVLIFTGFDPKHTPFLRSLRGKIAIYNSHLWSVAERYHCRVVDLWSMTVLHDRRAWSEDRLHLSTEGHRRVALRAAEVLGFKQTEDWSTPWPPLEDEDWMTQRRHDLKWAREHVVPWIGRQLRGESMGDGVAPKRPELLPVSSD from the coding sequence GTGGACGGGTTGGACAGTTTCGTCGCGTTGGGGGACAGCTTCACCGAGGGCATGGACGACCGCGGCCCGAACGGCACGTACCTGGGCTGGGCGGACCGCCTGGCCGGCCTGCTCTCGAGCCACCGCCCGGGACTGCGGTACGCGAACTTCGCCGTGCGCGGCAAGATGCTCCAGGAGATCGTGGACGAACAACTGCCACTCGCCGTGGCCCTGAAGCCGAAACTGGCGACCTTCTGCGGCGGCGGTAACGACATCCTGGTGCCCGGCTCCGACCCGGACGCCCTGGCCGAGGTCTACGAGATCGCCGTGGCGGACCTGCGCGCGGCCGGCAGCGAAGTCCTGATCTTCACCGGTTTCGACCCGAAGCACACACCGTTCCTGCGCTCGCTGCGCGGCAAGATCGCGATCTACAACAGCCACCTGTGGTCGGTCGCCGAGCGCTACCACTGCCGAGTGGTCGACCTGTGGTCGATGACAGTCCTGCACGACCGTCGGGCGTGGAGCGAGGACCGACTGCACCTGTCGACCGAAGGCCACCGCCGGGTGGCGCTGCGAGCGGCGGAGGTCCTGGGCTTCAAGCAGACGGAGGACTGGAGCACCCCTTGGCCCCCGCTGGAGGACGAGGACTGGATGACCCAGCGCCGGCACGACCTGAAATGGGCACGGGAGCACGTCGTACCGTGGATCGGCCGACAACTGCGCGGCGAGTCGATGGGCGACGGCGTAGCCCCGAAACGCCCGGAACTCCTCCCGGTCAGCTCCGACTGA
- a CDS encoding AfsR/SARP family transcriptional regulator: MADRSRSGLEFGVLGPLQVLADGRQLVIGRKGMRGLLAMLVLEANRVVPIDEIVDCLWQDEPPATARTIVHGYVSRLRRMLEQADPAGSARILTTPPGYQLAVDPWRLDFHRARRLVAGARGKPAAIRAQLLRESLGLWRGQVLADVPGDPITTDLEELRLAALEERIEAELELGRHLELVGELRQLVGEFPFRERFVGQIMRALYRSGQRADALEAYQRFHRRVVDELGIDPGPELRVLHEQVLRDDPALRVGGLAEPVTLPPRPGVVVPAQLPAAASGFIGRDEELAWLDRLCDGRDPSATTIAVVNGAPGIGKSELAVTWGHRRAEQFPDGLLFAALNGFAPDREPVEPAEVLGRFLLALGVPADGVPRDLDDRVGLYRSVLAKRRVLVVLDDAWDPEQVRLLLPPGAGSVALVTSRRRLESLVVSNGARMLTLDTLSEDESVRLVDEVVGKPLSEQEPVAVRMLAELCGNLPLALRIAAAKLMFSPEWTVESLVAQLSDDDARLRALDLGDTGVGVARALAVSYRNLPPELAETFRAAGLVPGRWVSPHAIAALCRTDLGTAAARLADLADAHLLVEQWRGGFVLHDLVRLYAREVLGDQDAGRRTAALRRLMDHYLAACDHARRLIRPAGDGLDLASVDPTAPRPATAAQALSWYDKEWPNLIALVHAGAEAGLHQQVWQLVRLVHTYCVARVASRDWHGIAGFGLAAARVSGDRRGEMLVLHAMYKVNVRTGRTRGTLPDAERAHHIARELGEPRYLVMTLDQLASALSAEGRLEEALAHYREAVELARRDGDALGEATVLNNLAQVEQRLGQLETAAQHQFQAMEVHHRNGDERAYVLAVNNLAEMYTELGLLGEAEEHARQGVELARGGSMQFEEAFGRQVLGVVLARRGERVAAQAELAESLRLFERLGSPRAMLVRTALEALTTEV; encoded by the coding sequence ATGGCTGACCGGAGCAGAAGCGGGCTGGAGTTCGGTGTCCTCGGACCCTTGCAGGTGCTCGCGGACGGCCGACAGCTCGTCATCGGTCGCAAGGGCATGCGGGGGCTGCTCGCGATGCTGGTGCTGGAGGCCAACCGGGTCGTCCCGATCGACGAGATCGTGGACTGCCTGTGGCAGGACGAACCGCCCGCCACCGCCCGGACCATCGTGCACGGGTACGTGTCCCGGCTGCGGCGCATGCTGGAGCAGGCCGACCCGGCCGGGTCCGCGCGCATCCTGACCACGCCGCCGGGCTACCAGCTGGCGGTGGACCCGTGGCGGCTGGACTTCCACCGGGCGCGGCGGCTGGTGGCCGGCGCCCGCGGCAAGCCCGCCGCGATCCGGGCGCAGCTGCTGCGCGAGTCGCTGGGGCTGTGGCGGGGGCAGGTGCTCGCCGACGTGCCGGGCGACCCGATCACCACCGACCTCGAAGAGCTTCGGCTTGCCGCACTGGAAGAGCGCATCGAGGCCGAGCTGGAACTGGGCCGGCACCTGGAGCTGGTGGGCGAGCTGCGGCAGCTGGTGGGCGAGTTCCCGTTCCGGGAGCGGTTCGTCGGGCAGATCATGCGGGCGCTCTACCGGTCGGGGCAGCGGGCCGACGCGCTGGAGGCCTACCAGCGCTTCCACCGCCGGGTGGTGGACGAGCTGGGCATCGACCCCGGCCCGGAACTGCGGGTGCTGCACGAGCAGGTGCTGCGCGACGACCCGGCGCTGCGCGTGGGCGGGCTCGCCGAACCCGTGACCCTGCCGCCCCGGCCCGGCGTGGTGGTGCCCGCGCAGCTGCCCGCCGCGGCGAGCGGGTTCATCGGGCGGGACGAGGAACTGGCGTGGCTGGACCGGCTGTGCGACGGTCGGGACCCGTCCGCCACCACCATCGCCGTGGTCAACGGCGCACCGGGCATCGGCAAGAGCGAGCTGGCCGTCACGTGGGGGCACCGCCGGGCCGAGCAGTTCCCGGACGGGCTGCTGTTCGCCGCGTTGAACGGGTTCGCGCCCGACCGGGAGCCGGTGGAGCCCGCCGAGGTGCTGGGCCGGTTCCTGCTGGCGTTGGGCGTGCCCGCGGACGGCGTGCCGCGCGACCTGGACGACCGGGTCGGGCTGTACCGGTCGGTGCTGGCCAAGCGGCGGGTGCTGGTGGTGCTGGACGACGCCTGGGACCCGGAGCAGGTGCGGCTGCTGCTGCCGCCTGGGGCGGGTTCGGTGGCGCTGGTGACGTCCCGGCGGCGGCTGGAGTCGCTCGTGGTGTCCAACGGGGCCCGGATGCTCACGCTGGACACGCTGTCGGAGGACGAGTCGGTGCGGCTGGTCGACGAGGTGGTCGGCAAACCGTTGTCCGAACAGGAACCCGTGGCGGTGCGGATGCTCGCGGAGCTGTGCGGCAACCTGCCGCTGGCGCTGCGGATCGCCGCCGCCAAGCTCATGTTCAGTCCGGAGTGGACGGTCGAGTCGCTGGTGGCGCAGCTCTCCGACGACGACGCCCGGCTGCGCGCGCTGGACCTGGGCGACACCGGCGTGGGCGTGGCGCGGGCCCTCGCGGTGTCCTACCGCAACCTGCCGCCCGAACTGGCGGAGACGTTTCGCGCCGCGGGCCTGGTCCCCGGCCGCTGGGTCAGCCCGCACGCCATCGCCGCCCTCTGCCGGACCGACCTCGGCACCGCGGCGGCCCGATTAGCCGACCTCGCGGACGCGCACCTGCTGGTCGAGCAGTGGCGCGGCGGGTTCGTCCTGCACGACCTGGTGCGGTTGTACGCGCGGGAGGTCCTGGGCGACCAGGACGCCGGCCGCCGCACGGCCGCGTTGCGCCGCCTCATGGACCACTACCTGGCCGCCTGCGACCACGCCAGACGCCTGATCAGACCGGCAGGCGACGGCCTGGACCTGGCGTCGGTCGACCCGACCGCACCCCGCCCGGCCACCGCCGCGCAAGCGCTGTCCTGGTACGACAAGGAGTGGCCCAACCTCATCGCCCTGGTCCACGCCGGCGCGGAAGCCGGCCTGCACCAACAGGTCTGGCAGCTGGTCCGGTTGGTGCACACCTACTGCGTGGCGCGCGTGGCCAGCCGCGACTGGCACGGCATCGCCGGGTTCGGCCTGGCCGCGGCCAGGGTGAGCGGCGACCGGCGCGGCGAGATGCTGGTCCTGCACGCCATGTACAAGGTCAACGTCCGGACGGGCCGGACCCGGGGCACCCTCCCCGACGCCGAACGCGCCCACCACATCGCGCGGGAACTGGGCGAGCCCAGGTACCTGGTCATGACCCTGGACCAGCTGGCCAGCGCCCTGTCCGCCGAGGGCCGCCTGGAAGAGGCGCTCGCGCACTACCGGGAGGCCGTCGAACTGGCCAGGCGCGACGGGGACGCGCTGGGGGAGGCGACCGTCCTGAACAACCTGGCCCAGGTGGAACAACGCCTGGGGCAGCTCGAAACGGCCGCACAGCACCAGTTCCAGGCGATGGAGGTCCACCACCGCAACGGCGACGAGCGCGCGTACGTGCTGGCGGTCAACAACCTCGCCGAGATGTACACCGAGCTGGGTCTGTTGGGGGAGGCGGAGGAGCACGCCCGGCAGGGCGTCGAGCTGGCCCGGGGCGGCTCGATGCAGTTCGAGGAGGCGTTCGGGCGCCAGGTGCTGGGCGTGGTCCTGGCGCGACGGGGCGAACGCGTTGCCGCCCAAGCGGAACTGGCCGAGTCCCTCCGCCTGTTCGAACGCCTGGGCTCGCCGCGCGCGATGTTGGTCCGAACGGCCCTTGAAGCCTTGACCACCGAGGTTTAG
- a CDS encoding ADP-ribosylglycohydrolase family protein — protein sequence MSVVDRGAACLLGGALGDALGAPVQYLGWTDIQRDHGPEGVLEPPRPALVTDDTQLTLFTADGYLRAWVRGHTTGEWEPVRVVWESYRRWLTTQQVAAPELGATGLVGDERLYSSRSPGLTCLRALAADRPPTPEEPHNESSGCNGVTRTAPAGFAPTAEIAYDLGCRFAALTHGGTGGWVAGGAFALLIHLLAVKARPLREAVDQVIGRVLRDDPYTANTLNRAVLFADEHLAQGFESVRVDRLGSGWTGPEALAIAVHTVLVYPRRSQFVDALRAAANHSGGSDATAALTGNILGALHGTEALPRDWLAGLELVDLLTRLGTDLGHSVTGADFDHSRYL from the coding sequence ATGAGCGTGGTCGACCGTGGCGCCGCCTGCCTGCTGGGCGGCGCCCTGGGTGATGCGCTGGGCGCGCCCGTCCAGTACCTGGGGTGGACCGATATCCAACGAGACCACGGCCCCGAGGGTGTTCTGGAACCGCCGCGTCCCGCTCTGGTGACCGACGACACCCAGCTCACGCTGTTCACCGCCGACGGCTACCTGCGGGCGTGGGTGCGCGGGCACACCACCGGCGAGTGGGAACCGGTGCGGGTGGTGTGGGAGAGCTACCGGCGGTGGCTGACCACCCAGCAGGTCGCCGCGCCGGAGCTGGGCGCGACCGGCCTGGTCGGCGACGAGCGCTTGTACTCCAGCCGGTCACCGGGCCTGACGTGCCTGCGCGCGCTGGCCGCCGACCGCCCGCCCACGCCGGAGGAGCCGCACAACGAGTCCTCCGGGTGCAACGGGGTCACGCGGACCGCGCCCGCAGGCTTCGCGCCGACCGCCGAGATCGCCTACGACCTGGGCTGCCGGTTCGCGGCGCTGACCCACGGCGGCACCGGCGGCTGGGTGGCCGGCGGGGCGTTCGCGCTGCTGATCCACCTGCTGGCGGTGAAGGCGCGGCCGTTGCGGGAGGCGGTGGACCAGGTGATCGGCCGGGTGCTGCGCGACGACCCGTACACGGCGAACACGCTGAACCGGGCCGTGCTGTTCGCCGACGAGCACTTGGCGCAGGGCTTCGAGTCGGTGCGCGTGGACCGGCTGGGCAGCGGGTGGACGGGCCCGGAGGCGCTGGCGATCGCCGTGCACACGGTGCTGGTGTACCCGCGGCGGTCGCAGTTCGTGGACGCGCTGCGGGCGGCGGCGAACCACTCGGGCGGCAGCGACGCGACCGCGGCCCTGACCGGGAACATCCTGGGCGCGTTGCACGGGACGGAGGCGTTGCCGCGCGACTGGCTCGCGGGGCTGGAGTTGGTCGACCTGCTGACCCGGCTCGGCACGGACCTGGGCCACTCGGTGACGGGCGCGGACTTCGACCACTCGCGCTACCTGTGA
- a CDS encoding TetR/AcrR family transcriptional regulator C-terminal domain-containing protein → MGLGRDTIVRAALALLDDVGLDGLTLRRLADELDVQAPALYWHVKNKAELLHDMAAAIVHDALHDLEAPRRGESWVDWTADCAHRLRDAMRTHRDGARVLSGTYLTHLSGRPLELALRTLCDAGFSARDAARGIGTVFSYVQGFTVEEQSTPQPPVDATRFPLAAHAVTELTHNPDARFEHGLRLLLSGLRLSRFGG, encoded by the coding sequence GTGGGTCTGGGACGGGACACGATCGTGCGCGCGGCGCTGGCACTGCTCGACGACGTCGGCTTGGACGGCCTGACCCTGCGCCGCCTCGCCGACGAGCTGGACGTGCAGGCGCCGGCGCTCTACTGGCACGTCAAGAACAAGGCCGAACTGCTGCACGACATGGCGGCGGCGATCGTCCACGACGCCCTGCACGACCTGGAGGCGCCGCGGCGCGGCGAGTCGTGGGTGGACTGGACCGCCGACTGCGCCCACCGCCTGCGCGACGCGATGCGCACCCACCGAGACGGCGCCCGCGTGCTGTCCGGCACGTACCTGACCCACCTCTCCGGCCGCCCGCTGGAACTGGCCCTCCGAACCCTCTGCGACGCCGGTTTCTCGGCGCGCGACGCGGCCCGCGGCATCGGCACGGTCTTCTCGTACGTGCAGGGCTTCACCGTCGAAGAGCAGTCCACCCCGCAGCCCCCCGTGGACGCGACCCGCTTCCCCCTGGCGGCGCACGCCGTCACAGAACTGACCCACAACCCCGACGCCCGCTTCGA